From a region of the Teredinibacter turnerae genome:
- a CDS encoding non-ribosomal peptide synthetase, giving the protein MVENTSYSLPPALVASEPETQFWLADQKGRRNAYNVICALQIRGLDQDRLINAVSTTLAKFRIFNATYSFANGDLHRDYSGKALDVKIADAPRAQGWFEDQCQADFSLEHGPLCRLIIEPTAQADTKRVAIVFHHIVMDLASKDIIKEYIERAYNGNICAFKQAQDNYDLVTADAASWLASPAGERAKTYWQERTNGIQKHTQIHSGAESSDRLMKTATLPLPAQLQTAVVDFAKAHSSSPFLVMLTAYYWLLSKYANETNFAVGVPLSLRRNSSNDTTIGCLISVAPIIAKLEEGTSFLAALKEIRFAMLGAHRHPFYPSFVAGSGQDNGKLFCNGFTFEHPFTLALNDAEVSPLAIRPNEPQLALFMRCWQDGNALHGDLEYDTSVFNHEFAERFNASYISVLGQMVSSPDAALSDINYQPAQDCALIAEVNATETEYDAASHLMDLFEVQVAKAPHNTALRDSSGDLSYAELNAEANRRARALIETGIKPGDVVALLYSRSRDMIASIYAIQKAGAAYLPIDIQLPADRVSYMLRQASCKLLLNSVELPTGLEFSGQILAESEFGSLAQTQPTDTVAVTRDPDATAYIIFTSGSTGRPKGVANSHRGVANRLLWMQETFHLGTEQIALFKTPYNFDVSVWEIFWPLQTGATLAIAAADSHLDPYSIAEQIKQFQANLVHFVPAMLSALLTAKVDGLPSVKTVICSGEELKQEHQQQFYAQFKTATLYNLYGPTEAAIDVSCWTCTPTFAGHVLPIGKPVANTQLHIVDEQMRPVPVGVMGELLIAGVQVAQGYVGAENLTAERFIANPFGKGRVYRTGDFARWNSAGEIEFLGRKDFQVKINGLRIELAEIENVMMSFSGIELAVVTTLDTGNSTALVAHYTCASGVTVQEADLIAYLSGKLPAYEIPRYFQQLAAFSLTSSGKVDRKHIPVYSLPQLTEDVAPTGDLSGHQKIIHDAWCEVLGKEQCGLDVGFFEAGGDSLGMMTVHSLLNSRHNFGLSRPDMFTHPSIRSLAEHLDNRANIGSAPSATPIAKASASSRAQKMRQAMRKPKRANI; this is encoded by the coding sequence ATGGTGGAAAATACCTCATACAGCCTACCCCCCGCATTGGTTGCCTCAGAGCCGGAAACCCAGTTCTGGCTGGCAGACCAGAAGGGACGCCGAAATGCCTACAACGTCATCTGCGCACTTCAGATACGCGGGCTGGATCAGGATCGCCTGATCAATGCGGTATCAACCACGCTCGCCAAGTTCCGAATTTTTAACGCGACCTACAGTTTTGCGAACGGCGATTTGCATCGTGATTACAGTGGTAAGGCTCTGGACGTAAAAATTGCCGACGCTCCGCGCGCTCAAGGTTGGTTTGAAGACCAGTGCCAAGCGGATTTTTCACTTGAGCATGGCCCGTTGTGTCGTCTGATTATTGAGCCGACCGCGCAAGCCGATACCAAACGTGTCGCCATCGTGTTTCATCATATAGTGATGGATCTTGCCAGCAAGGACATTATTAAGGAATACATAGAACGTGCCTACAACGGCAATATCTGCGCATTCAAGCAGGCGCAGGACAACTACGATCTGGTTACCGCTGATGCCGCCTCATGGCTCGCGTCGCCAGCGGGAGAGCGCGCAAAAACCTATTGGCAGGAACGCACAAACGGCATTCAGAAGCACACCCAGATTCACAGCGGCGCAGAATCCAGCGACCGCCTGATGAAAACCGCAACCTTGCCGTTGCCTGCGCAATTGCAAACGGCCGTGGTGGACTTCGCGAAAGCCCATAGCAGCTCACCCTTTTTAGTGATGCTGACAGCGTATTACTGGCTGCTGAGTAAATACGCGAACGAGACCAATTTTGCTGTGGGTGTGCCCTTGTCACTGCGTCGCAACAGCAGTAACGACACCACCATCGGTTGTCTGATCAGCGTTGCCCCGATTATTGCCAAGCTGGAAGAAGGCACGAGCTTTCTCGCAGCCCTGAAAGAGATTCGCTTCGCCATGCTCGGAGCGCACCGGCACCCATTCTATCCGTCGTTCGTTGCCGGTAGCGGGCAGGATAACGGTAAGCTTTTCTGTAACGGATTCACCTTTGAACACCCGTTCACACTCGCGCTTAACGATGCGGAAGTCTCGCCCTTAGCTATTCGCCCGAACGAACCGCAGCTCGCGCTCTTTATGCGTTGCTGGCAGGATGGCAACGCACTGCACGGCGACCTGGAATACGATACCAGCGTGTTTAATCACGAATTTGCTGAACGCTTCAACGCGTCGTATATCAGCGTGTTAGGGCAGATGGTATCCAGCCCCGACGCCGCCCTCAGCGATATTAACTATCAGCCAGCGCAAGACTGCGCCCTGATCGCCGAGGTGAATGCGACAGAGACAGAATACGACGCCGCCTCCCACCTCATGGACTTGTTTGAAGTGCAGGTGGCAAAAGCACCCCACAACACCGCCCTGCGCGATTCATCTGGCGACCTCAGTTACGCGGAGTTAAATGCAGAAGCCAATCGCCGCGCACGGGCTCTTATTGAGACAGGTATAAAACCGGGCGATGTGGTCGCACTGTTATATAGTCGCAGCCGCGACATGATCGCGTCCATCTATGCGATTCAAAAAGCGGGAGCAGCCTATTTGCCGATCGACATCCAACTGCCCGCCGATCGCGTGTCGTATATGCTTCGCCAGGCTAGCTGTAAACTGCTGCTCAATAGCGTTGAATTGCCCACGGGCCTCGAGTTTTCAGGTCAGATACTCGCAGAGTCGGAATTCGGTTCGCTCGCTCAAACACAGCCAACGGACACAGTTGCCGTTACTCGCGATCCCGACGCCACCGCCTACATCATCTTTACCTCTGGTTCCACTGGTCGTCCGAAAGGCGTCGCCAACAGCCATCGCGGTGTAGCAAATCGGCTGCTCTGGATGCAGGAGACATTTCATCTCGGCACAGAACAAATTGCGTTGTTCAAAACACCGTATAATTTTGATGTGAGCGTATGGGAAATTTTCTGGCCATTACAAACCGGTGCGACTCTGGCCATCGCTGCGGCTGACAGCCATTTGGATCCTTATAGTATTGCCGAGCAGATAAAACAATTTCAGGCGAATCTAGTGCATTTTGTACCAGCGATGCTATCGGCATTGCTCACTGCAAAAGTCGACGGCCTGCCCTCAGTAAAAACCGTTATCTGCAGCGGCGAGGAATTAAAACAGGAGCACCAACAGCAATTTTACGCACAATTTAAAACTGCCACTCTCTACAACCTTTACGGTCCGACAGAAGCGGCAATTGACGTGAGCTGCTGGACTTGTACCCCCACGTTTGCAGGACATGTGCTGCCAATTGGCAAACCCGTCGCCAATACGCAGCTGCATATTGTGGACGAACAGATGAGACCGGTACCCGTCGGTGTGATGGGCGAGTTACTCATTGCAGGGGTTCAGGTCGCACAGGGTTATGTGGGTGCGGAAAACCTCACCGCAGAGCGATTTATTGCTAACCCGTTTGGCAAAGGTCGAGTTTATCGCACAGGCGATTTTGCCCGCTGGAATAGTGCCGGCGAGATCGAGTTTCTCGGTCGCAAAGACTTCCAGGTTAAAATCAACGGCTTGCGCATCGAGCTGGCCGAAATTGAAAACGTCATGATGAGCTTCAGCGGCATTGAATTAGCTGTTGTAACCACGCTCGACACCGGTAACTCAACGGCACTGGTTGCTCACTACACATGCGCATCCGGGGTGACAGTTCAGGAAGCCGATTTAATCGCTTACCTGAGCGGCAAACTCCCTGCCTACGAAATCCCGCGCTACTTTCAACAGCTGGCGGCATTCAGCCTGACCTCCAGCGGCAAGGTCGACCGCAAACACATTCCGGTGTACAGCCTGCCTCAATTGACGGAAGACGTCGCTCCCACCGGTGACCTCAGCGGCCATCAGAAAATTATTCACGATGCCTGGTGTGAGGTTTTGGGCAAGGAGCAATGCGGGCTTGATGTGGGCTTTTTCGAAGCCGGCGGCGACTCCTTAGGCATGATGACTGTGCATTCACTACTTAACAGTCGCCATAACTTTGGCTTGTCCAGACCAGATATGTTTACTCATCCAAGCATACGTTCTCTGGCGGAACACCTGGATAATCGCGCGAACATCGGCTCCGCACCAAGCGCCACGCCCATCGCTAAAGCGTCAGCAAGTAGTCGGGCTCAGAAAATGCGGCAAGCGATGCGCAAACCCAAGCGGGCTAACATTTAG
- a CDS encoding class I SAM-dependent methyltransferase encodes MNTAYEASHFANNLDDEIRRLNAQVALFWPQEGDLLAQAGLRDGMSVLDIGCGPGHLIGLIKRRYPNCQVSGLERDPLLVTAAEQYLANEQLVDCQIFQGAAESPPLPESSFDFITMRLVLEHVSEPEVVLAAVRALLKPGGLLAVISNDFDFHLRTWPPVNALQPLYQAYCTARRDDGGDPTIGRRVPQLLQVAGYSLVFNRLEMAHNAELGDEPFLRAEGAGIPAQLVKSGYLAQAAFDELARDWKSMLDTPGHVISRQLWLAVGRNWVAEGAEVEAPSARQVKAAVDLPLPDRAALLTLVRQVLEDDLLDTDDTLSDAGIDSVSAIILQDAIKNLTSVEIPILTLLDNLGIDRLWQLVSEGSGAAGPAVQGSNGVTDEGEL; translated from the coding sequence ATGAATACGGCATACGAGGCAAGTCATTTCGCCAATAATCTCGACGATGAAATTCGGCGGTTGAACGCACAGGTCGCGCTTTTTTGGCCGCAGGAGGGCGATTTACTGGCACAAGCCGGCTTGCGCGATGGCATGTCGGTATTGGATATAGGTTGTGGCCCGGGCCACCTTATCGGCCTGATAAAGCGGCGCTACCCCAACTGCCAAGTTTCGGGGTTAGAGCGTGACCCATTACTGGTGACTGCGGCTGAACAATATTTGGCCAACGAGCAGCTTGTGGATTGTCAGATTTTCCAAGGCGCTGCAGAATCGCCACCCTTGCCCGAGAGCAGCTTCGACTTTATTACCATGCGCCTAGTGCTTGAGCATGTCTCCGAGCCGGAAGTTGTGCTCGCGGCAGTGCGCGCGTTGTTAAAGCCCGGCGGTTTGCTCGCTGTTATCTCTAACGACTTTGATTTCCATTTGCGTACCTGGCCCCCGGTTAATGCTCTGCAGCCGCTCTACCAAGCCTACTGCACCGCCCGCCGAGACGACGGTGGCGACCCAACCATTGGGCGCCGCGTGCCCCAGTTGCTTCAGGTTGCCGGCTACAGTCTGGTGTTTAATCGGCTGGAGATGGCGCACAACGCAGAGCTCGGTGATGAGCCATTTTTGCGAGCGGAAGGCGCGGGGATACCAGCGCAGCTTGTAAAAAGTGGTTATCTTGCGCAGGCAGCCTTCGATGAGTTGGCGCGTGATTGGAAATCAATGCTGGACACGCCAGGGCACGTTATCAGCCGACAATTGTGGTTGGCTGTCGGCCGTAACTGGGTTGCGGAAGGCGCTGAGGTGGAAGCGCCCAGCGCCCGTCAGGTAAAGGCTGCAGTGGATTTGCCGCTCCCGGATCGCGCCGCGTTGCTCACTTTGGTTCGGCAAGTCCTGGAAGATGATTTGCTGGACACAGACGATACCCTGAGTGATGCGGGAATCGATTCCGTGAGCGCGATCATTTTGCAGGATGCCATCAAAAACCTGACCTCTGTCGAAATCCCCATCCTCACGCTCCTGGACAATCTGGGGATTGACCGCCTGTGGCAGTTGGTCAGCGAGGGAAGTGGCGCAGCGGGGCCTGCTGTACAGGGCTCCAACGGGGTTACAGATGAGGGCGAGCTCTAG
- a CDS encoding lysylphosphatidylglycerol synthase transmembrane domain-containing protein, with product MPYLNKIITVTLISILAYAAWVVFSGYDEVSAGLQRVSVQGFAVLVLLSLFNYGVRFLRWHWMIARVTGVSVPLKAHMECYVSGFALTATPGKVGEALRSVYLKEYGVKASDSLAALFAERLIDLISVLIIGSFALFYFEQFQWAAYLVIAVVVVSGLCLRSRLFLQMLESLATNARHPTVKKVLSGLSRTLQAAAKFMGWRIWLVGLVMGVVSWGAEAWGFVLLVKWLTGNEWILLAAGIYSLSMIVGALSFMPGGLGGAEAVMASMLVMLGVSFSDATVATIICRVVTLWLAIFIGLAVMAKLQMRYKATFRVEE from the coding sequence ATGCCATATCTCAATAAAATAATCACTGTTACTCTCATCAGTATTTTGGCCTATGCCGCCTGGGTTGTATTCTCCGGCTACGACGAGGTGTCCGCGGGCCTGCAACGCGTGAGTGTTCAGGGTTTCGCGGTGTTGGTTTTATTGTCACTTTTTAATTACGGTGTACGATTTTTGCGCTGGCACTGGATGATCGCCAGGGTCACGGGAGTATCCGTTCCATTGAAAGCCCATATGGAATGCTATGTTTCTGGGTTTGCGCTAACTGCAACACCGGGCAAAGTGGGTGAAGCGCTGCGCTCCGTTTACCTGAAGGAATATGGTGTTAAAGCCAGTGATTCTCTCGCCGCACTTTTCGCCGAACGCTTAATTGATTTAATTTCTGTGTTAATTATTGGGTCGTTTGCGTTGTTCTATTTTGAGCAGTTTCAGTGGGCCGCCTATCTGGTTATTGCCGTTGTGGTTGTCAGCGGATTGTGTTTGCGCTCGCGCCTGTTTTTGCAAATGCTGGAGTCACTCGCTACAAACGCGAGGCACCCGACAGTAAAAAAAGTACTGTCAGGTTTATCCCGTACGTTACAGGCGGCAGCAAAATTTATGGGCTGGCGTATCTGGTTGGTCGGCCTGGTGATGGGCGTTGTATCCTGGGGAGCAGAAGCCTGGGGTTTCGTACTGTTGGTTAAATGGCTCACTGGAAATGAATGGATTTTGTTGGCCGCGGGCATTTATTCACTCAGCATGATTGTGGGTGCGCTGAGTTTTATGCCCGGCGGGCTGGGGGGGGCTGAGGCCGTGATGGCCAGTATGCTGGTTATGCTCGGCGTGTCGTTTTCAGATGCAACCGTTGCTACCATTATTTGTAGAGTGGTAACACTCTGGCTCGCTATATTTATCGGGCTCGCAGTAATGGCAAAATTACAGATGAGATATAAAGCCACATTTCGTGTTGAGGAGTGA
- a CDS encoding condensation domain-containing protein, which produces MRASSRMDGETLLEALAKERVFLKLHGDKLKYRVPGGELSPQLAHQIKQAKPMLADCLAGETDYCLISPLSANQQSLFFNYQVGPESTAYDLAIGVHLSGRVDEHRLRAALVGLLTLYPCLGASYRVLTIGGRTLPCQLVGMGDVDRFELQVEMVADLDAALELAQNFYDAPLTLESSPNFFCKLINFSTSESALVLKFPHLSADGWTMGMIVSALNKLYTDSTPTEMVFPLYTDYVIDQRNQEAARRASAQAYWQSQLRHIPAYTSLSESESPPLEQVTQRIPQGETQFFEISSQGRERVEVFAQQHHTTASVVLLAVMQRQLLAVNSEGVIVGVPTLGARAPGYFSSAGYFVNPVPVFAGPGRLSQTFGEHLQETATDLAGALEYRDYPFAWLVKGLGLAPDLSTTPVFQVLFNFLQREVLGNLVDWLYPWTETPSRPFLGLPTNPFPVFQQEGQFDLTLEFIDNGESYLGLLKYDPARLSEDAAGDWIDAYLAALDLALSES; this is translated from the coding sequence ATGAGGGCGAGCTCTAGGATGGATGGAGAGACGCTACTCGAAGCTCTCGCTAAAGAACGCGTTTTTCTGAAGCTGCATGGCGATAAACTGAAATACCGGGTACCGGGTGGTGAGCTCAGCCCGCAATTGGCCCATCAGATCAAGCAAGCCAAGCCCATGCTCGCGGACTGTCTTGCTGGAGAGACCGATTATTGTCTGATAAGCCCGCTGTCTGCGAACCAGCAATCGCTGTTTTTCAATTATCAAGTTGGGCCTGAGTCCACCGCGTACGATTTGGCGATCGGCGTTCACCTGTCTGGCCGGGTCGATGAGCATCGCTTGCGCGCAGCGCTTGTGGGCCTGCTCACGCTCTACCCCTGTTTGGGGGCCAGTTATCGTGTGCTTACCATCGGGGGAAGAACGCTCCCCTGCCAGCTTGTTGGAATGGGTGACGTTGACCGCTTCGAGCTGCAGGTAGAAATGGTGGCGGATTTGGATGCAGCCCTGGAACTCGCACAAAATTTCTATGACGCGCCTCTCACTCTCGAGTCATCGCCTAACTTTTTTTGTAAATTGATAAATTTTTCGACATCTGAGTCAGCGCTTGTGCTGAAGTTTCCCCACCTCAGTGCTGATGGCTGGACAATGGGGATGATTGTTTCTGCTTTGAACAAACTGTATACAGATTCGACACCGACAGAAATGGTCTTTCCCTTGTACACTGACTATGTGATAGATCAGCGCAACCAGGAGGCCGCTCGCCGGGCATCAGCACAAGCCTATTGGCAAAGTCAGTTGCGGCATATTCCTGCATACACGTCGCTTAGCGAGAGTGAATCGCCACCACTCGAACAGGTTACCCAGCGCATTCCGCAAGGAGAGACCCAGTTTTTTGAGATTTCTTCTCAGGGGCGGGAGCGGGTAGAGGTTTTTGCTCAGCAACACCACACTACGGCGTCCGTGGTACTGCTGGCCGTCATGCAGCGTCAATTACTGGCAGTAAACTCAGAGGGTGTAATCGTCGGCGTGCCGACACTGGGGGCGAGGGCGCCTGGTTACTTCTCCAGCGCAGGGTATTTCGTAAACCCAGTGCCAGTATTTGCTGGGCCAGGCAGGCTGTCGCAGACATTTGGCGAGCACTTGCAGGAGACTGCGACCGATCTGGCCGGCGCGTTAGAGTATCGCGACTATCCGTTTGCCTGGCTGGTCAAGGGCCTGGGGTTGGCGCCGGATTTAAGCACTACGCCGGTGTTCCAAGTGCTGTTCAATTTTTTGCAGCGAGAGGTACTGGGAAATCTGGTGGACTGGTTGTACCCCTGGACAGAGACGCCGAGCCGGCCATTCCTCGGTTTACCCACAAACCCCTTTCCCGTGTTTCAACAGGAAGGCCAATTCGACCTAACTCTCGAGTTTATCGATAACGGAGAGTCCTATCTCGGTCTATTGAAATACGATCCGGCCAGGCTCAGCGAGGATGCCGCCGGTGACTGGATCGACGCTTACCTGGCCGCGTTAGACCTGGCGCTCTCTGAGAGCTAA
- a CDS encoding UbiA family prenyltransferase, with protein MIDSRDQTPLLVDLDGSLICTDSLHETAMLLLKNKPWLIIHMFFWLMAGKQVLKGKLYRYTELNVEALPYREEVVAYLKEEHQKGRELILCTGTWFKLAEKIAENLGVFSGVVATDEQVNLTGKYKAKYALDTYGDKGFAYLGNSSPDLHVWQYAKSAVVVGGESLAAKARKVCEVEKVITPSKLTLKVVLKAIRIHQWAKNGLLFVPLLMAHKIDSLQSITDVICAFIAFGLCASSTYLFNDLLDLEADRKHHTKCKRPLASGILPIPEGIMLCAGLMLAGILIALTVNLHFIYVLAAYLFITVFYSFKLKKLQTVDVIVLASLFTIRVIAGGVAAGVELTFWLLSFSMFLFLSLAIVKRVSELINTAKNQTTETTDKQILGRGYYQSDMEILQSLGGSAGFLAVLVMAFYINSDDVIQLYSHPQVLWLICPVIGYWIMRIWMLTARGQMNEDPISFAIKDQNSWYAGAVLIVILITAGML; from the coding sequence ATGATTGATAGCAGAGATCAAACCCCGCTACTGGTTGACCTCGACGGATCGTTGATCTGTACAGATAGTCTGCACGAGACAGCAATGCTGTTGTTAAAAAATAAACCCTGGCTGATTATCCATATGTTTTTTTGGCTGATGGCTGGCAAACAGGTGTTGAAGGGAAAGTTATACCGCTACACCGAGCTGAACGTTGAAGCCCTGCCCTATCGCGAAGAGGTGGTCGCATATTTGAAAGAGGAGCACCAAAAAGGCAGAGAGCTTATTTTGTGCACGGGTACCTGGTTTAAGCTTGCGGAGAAGATTGCCGAGAATCTTGGTGTGTTCTCTGGCGTCGTCGCGACGGACGAGCAGGTGAATCTGACGGGTAAGTACAAAGCGAAATATGCTTTAGATACCTATGGTGACAAAGGCTTTGCCTACCTTGGAAATTCCTCACCCGACTTACATGTATGGCAGTATGCAAAATCTGCGGTGGTGGTCGGTGGCGAAAGTCTTGCGGCTAAAGCACGCAAAGTGTGTGAAGTTGAAAAAGTGATCACACCGTCGAAACTGACCCTCAAGGTCGTGTTGAAAGCGATTCGAATACACCAGTGGGCAAAAAACGGATTGTTGTTTGTGCCTTTGTTAATGGCCCACAAAATAGATTCGTTGCAATCCATTACCGACGTGATCTGCGCATTTATCGCATTTGGCTTGTGTGCATCATCAACCTATTTGTTTAACGATCTGTTAGACCTTGAAGCGGATCGCAAGCATCACACAAAATGTAAAAGACCGCTTGCCAGCGGGATCTTGCCTATACCTGAAGGCATTATGCTATGTGCCGGTTTAATGCTTGCAGGTATTCTTATTGCGCTAACCGTAAACCTGCATTTTATCTACGTGCTGGCGGCATATTTATTTATTACGGTTTTTTACAGTTTTAAGTTGAAGAAACTGCAAACTGTCGATGTGATTGTGTTGGCGAGCCTGTTTACAATTCGCGTTATTGCCGGCGGTGTGGCGGCGGGGGTTGAGCTTACGTTCTGGTTGTTGAGTTTTTCGATGTTCCTGTTTTTATCGCTGGCAATTGTTAAACGCGTGAGTGAGCTTATTAATACCGCAAAAAATCAAACAACAGAAACCACCGATAAACAAATTCTCGGCCGGGGGTATTATCAGTCCGACATGGAGATACTCCAGAGCCTGGGCGGCAGTGCAGGATTTCTCGCGGTACTGGTAATGGCGTTCTATATCAATAGTGACGATGTAATTCAGTTGTATAGTCATCCACAGGTACTTTGGCTGATCTGCCCGGTTATCGGCTACTGGATAATGCGAATTTGGATGCTCACTGCACGGGGTCAAATGAACGAAGACCCCATCAGTTTCGCCATTAAAGATCAAAATAGTTGGTACGCCGGTGCAGTTTTGATAGTTATTCTTATCACTGCGGGTATGCTCTAG
- a CDS encoding c-type cytochrome — protein sequence MNMKLSTLALAGVLAAFSLAVSAESLEERIQPVGKTCMAGDECAAAVQVADAGGSASRSGEEIYQKCSACHATGAAGAPKFGDKDAWAPRIAKGDETLYTHAINGFNGMPAKGLCFDCSDDEIKAAVDYMTSNSQ from the coding sequence ATGAATATGAAACTTTCCACTCTTGCACTGGCGGGTGTTCTCGCTGCTTTTTCCCTCGCCGTATCGGCGGAATCATTGGAAGAGCGTATCCAGCCTGTCGGCAAAACATGTATGGCCGGCGATGAATGTGCTGCGGCGGTACAGGTTGCAGATGCCGGCGGCTCTGCCAGCCGGTCCGGTGAGGAAATTTACCAGAAATGTTCAGCCTGTCACGCCACAGGTGCTGCAGGTGCGCCGAAATTTGGCGACAAAGACGCATGGGCACCGCGCATCGCAAAAGGTGATGAGACCTTGTATACCCATGCGATTAACGGCTTTAACGGTATGCCCGCAAAGGGGCTGTGCTTCGATTGTTCCGACGACGAAATCAAAGCTGCTGTAGATTATATGACCAGTAATTCGCAATAA
- a CDS encoding SDR family oxidoreductase translates to MNVLILGATSAIAQAVARQFLLSATTPVKFVLVGRNEEKLTLIAEDLMGRSATAAHVQVQDLTQLDAMDVCISRAWETLGNIDVALIAHGTLPEQREIEKSWELTEQALRENALSHMALMEALALRMEAIKRGTIAVIGSVAGDRGRQSNYIYGAAKGATAIYAQGLRNRLTKSGVHLLTIKPGFVDTPMTESIAKKGLLWASPEQVAQDIVKAVQKKRNVIYTPGFWWLIMTIVKSVPEFIFKKLSM, encoded by the coding sequence ATGAACGTATTAATTTTGGGTGCGACATCGGCTATCGCGCAGGCCGTGGCTCGCCAGTTTTTGTTGTCGGCCACAACACCAGTAAAATTCGTTCTGGTGGGGCGCAATGAGGAAAAGCTTACGTTGATCGCAGAAGATTTAATGGGGCGTTCAGCGACGGCAGCGCATGTGCAGGTGCAAGACCTCACCCAGCTGGATGCGATGGACGTCTGTATCAGCCGAGCCTGGGAAACACTGGGTAATATCGACGTCGCGCTTATCGCGCACGGCACCTTGCCAGAGCAACGCGAGATCGAAAAGAGCTGGGAGCTTACCGAGCAGGCGTTGCGGGAAAACGCGCTCTCCCATATGGCGTTGATGGAAGCGCTGGCGTTGCGTATGGAAGCGATCAAGCGGGGTACGATTGCGGTTATCGGTTCTGTAGCGGGCGATCGCGGGCGGCAGAGCAACTATATCTACGGTGCCGCCAAAGGTGCGACCGCCATTTACGCTCAGGGTTTACGTAACCGATTGACAAAATCCGGGGTGCACCTGCTGACCATTAAGCCGGGCTTTGTCGATACACCGATGACCGAATCTATTGCGAAAAAAGGGTTGTTGTGGGCATCACCCGAGCAGGTCGCACAAGATATCGTTAAGGCCGTCCAGAAAAAGCGTAACGTTATTTACACGCCGGGCTTCTGGTGGTTGATTATGACCATTGTTAAATCCGTCCCCGAATTTATTTTCAAAAAGCTGTCTATGTAG
- a CDS encoding FAD-binding oxidoreductase: MKKESWSWGGIPKASHQVVNLRWRTDTIDFAGFAASCLPYGLGRSYGDVPINDEGVLVRTTALDRVIAFDPETGVLHCEAGISLGDILRVVVPRGWFLPVTPGTQFVTLGGAIANDVHGKNHHCAGTFGCHVLGFELLRSSGEKLWCTPTEHADYFAATVAGLGLTGLILTAKIQLTKIAANKIDVNNQAFNGLDEGLDLFEQHEDTTYTVAWVDCLTRGAQLGRGIFSGGEFSQTESRKNLATKRLAVPLDFPSFSLNKYSVQAFNNLYFANGKRKSGRGVTDYEPFFYPLDKVHAWNRIYGRKGFYQYQCCVPFGEANEGREAIREMLNQISLSGNASFLAVLKVFGDKQSPGMLSFPEKGITLALDFPNWGDKTQRLFDRLDAIVRELHGKNYPAKDACMKAADFQRQYPQWQEFASFIDPKFSSSFWRRVTQENA; the protein is encoded by the coding sequence ATGAAAAAGGAATCCTGGTCCTGGGGGGGAATCCCCAAGGCATCTCACCAGGTGGTTAATCTCAGGTGGCGCACAGATACCATAGACTTCGCTGGCTTTGCAGCCAGCTGTCTGCCTTACGGTTTGGGGCGTAGTTATGGCGATGTGCCTATAAATGACGAAGGCGTACTGGTGCGAACCACGGCACTGGATCGAGTGATCGCTTTCGATCCTGAAACCGGTGTATTGCATTGTGAGGCTGGTATTAGCCTGGGCGATATTTTGCGTGTCGTTGTTCCCCGCGGCTGGTTTTTACCGGTGACGCCAGGTACGCAGTTCGTTACGCTCGGCGGCGCGATAGCCAATGATGTGCACGGCAAAAATCATCACTGCGCCGGTACCTTCGGCTGCCATGTGTTGGGTTTTGAATTATTGCGCTCCAGTGGTGAGAAACTCTGGTGTACGCCAACAGAACATGCGGATTATTTTGCGGCAACAGTCGCCGGCTTGGGGCTCACCGGGCTTATTCTCACCGCCAAAATTCAGCTCACCAAAATTGCCGCCAATAAAATTGATGTGAACAATCAGGCGTTTAACGGCCTCGACGAAGGTCTCGATTTATTCGAGCAGCACGAGGACACAACCTATACCGTCGCCTGGGTGGATTGTCTGACGCGCGGTGCGCAATTGGGGCGGGGTATTTTTTCCGGGGGGGAATTCAGCCAAACCGAGAGCCGAAAAAATCTGGCAACTAAACGCCTCGCCGTGCCGCTGGATTTTCCGTCGTTTTCATTGAATAAATACTCAGTACAGGCATTTAATAATCTCTACTTTGCCAATGGCAAACGAAAGTCGGGACGAGGAGTAACAGACTACGAGCCTTTCTTTTATCCGCTGGATAAAGTGCATGCATGGAATCGCATCTATGGCCGTAAAGGTTTTTACCAATACCAGTGCTGCGTCCCTTTCGGCGAGGCGAACGAAGGCAGGGAAGCGATCAGGGAAATGCTGAATCAGATCAGTTTATCTGGTAACGCATCTTTCCTCGCCGTACTCAAGGTATTTGGTGATAAGCAATCACCTGGTATGTTGTCGTTTCCAGAAAAAGGTATAACACTGGCGTTGGATTTTCCTAATTGGGGTGACAAAACCCAACGCTTATTTGACCGCCTGGATGCGATAGTACGCGAGCTACACGGCAAAAATTACCCAGCTAAAGATGCCTGCATGAAGGCTGCGGACTTTCAGCGGCAATATCCCCAGTGGCAGGAATTTGCCAGTTTTATTGACCCCAAATTCAGCTCGAGCTTCTGGCGACGGGTAACACAGGAGAATGCATGA